A part of Crassostrea angulata isolate pt1a10 chromosome 5, ASM2561291v2, whole genome shotgun sequence genomic DNA contains:
- the LOC128184858 gene encoding uncharacterized protein LOC128184858, protein MASAQVNLLFLACAFILLCVSVTPVDAEACGYHYHINEYFTIYYPGYYKRFHPLYYGYCTGGIWYRDGKVYNSNGERLYYIITYSTGKRSSSTGEVGTYSGTTNRDTGLSENEQIKRDVEASDNIQKRIKVSDYAEILQALEGQKRAERAFQKAAYGKVSKNSAVKKEAEETKEQA, encoded by the exons ATGGCTTCAGCACAG GTAAACCTGCTCTTTCTTGCTTGTGCTTTCATACTTCTGTGTGTAAGCGTTACCCCAGTGGACGCAGAAGCGTGTGGTTACCACTACCACATTAACGAGTACTTCACAATATACTACCCGGGTTACTACAAACGATTCCATCCTCTCTATTATGGATACTGTACAGGTGGG aTTTGGTACAGAGATGGAAAAGTGTACAATTCCAATGGAGAGcgtttgtattatataataacgTACTCTACTGGCAA gagATCCTCGTCTACTGGAGAAGTG GGTACCTACAGTGGAACTACAAACAGAGACACAGGGTTATCTGAAAATGAGCAAATAAAAAG agatgtTGAAGCGAGTGACAACATTCAAAAAAGAATTAAG GTATCTGATTATGCCGAGATTCTACAGGCCTTAGAAGGACAGAAACGCGCTGAGAGAGCTTTTCAG AAAGCAGCTTACGGTAAAGTTTCGAAAAACTCCGCTGTGAAAAAGGAGGCAGAAGAAACAAAAGAGCAAGCCTAG
- the LOC128184687 gene encoding uncharacterized protein LOC128184687, with protein MMASVQVNLLFLACAVVLLYVSVSPVEAVSAHCGYHYHTNQYYTVYYSTYYKRYYPLYYGYCTNGVLIRETYVYNTSGQQLYHIVTYTYGKRDASTGEVGTYSGTTSRDTGLSGNDQLKRDQDANIAKRVKVDDYEEILKALEA; from the exons ATGATGGCTTCAGTACAG GTAAACCTGCTCTTTCTCGCTTGTGCCGTCGTACTTCTGTATGTAAGTGTTTCCCCGGTGGAAGCCGTATCAGCACACTGTGGTTACCACTACCACACTAATCAGTACTACACGGTATACTACTCCACCTACTACAAACGATACTACCCTCTCTATTATGGATACTGTACAAACGGG GTTCTGATTAGAGAAACATATGTGTATAATACCAGTGGACAGCAGTTGTATCATATTGTTACGTACACTTATGGCAA GAGAGACGCGTCCACCGGAGAAGTG GGTACCTACAGTGGAACTACCAGTAGAGATACAGGGCTATCTGGAAATGACCAACTTAAAAG AGATCAAGATGCAAACATCGCCAAAAGAGTTAAA gtaGATGATTATGAAGAGATTCTTAAGGCCTTAGAAGCATAA